From the Bacteroidota bacterium genome, the window GTAAATCAAAGGTCTGCATAATCATTTCGCCGGTTACCGGTGGCTGCCAGTTACGCAGTTTGTCTTTTTGTTCTATTTCGGCAAGTTTGTGCCGTACAATTTCAAAATTCTTCAGGTATTTGATAACCTTTTGCTGATTTTTTGAAGTAATATCCGCTTCACACAGCAACATCAGATCATCAATGGTATCACCGGCTTCAAACAGCAGGCGCCGTATTGCCGAATCCGTAATTTCATCTTCGGCAAGTCTGGCCGGTCTCAGATGCAGCAGCACCAGCTTCTGTACATACTTCATCTTTTCGTTCAGCGGAAGCTTCAGTTCACGAAAAATATCATGCACCATGCGCTCGCCTTTTACTTCATGTCCGTGAAAAGTCCAGCCCGTTTCTTCACTGTATTTTTTAACGAGTGGTTTGGCAATATCATGAAGCAGTGCGGCCCAGCGAAGCCATAAATTATCGGTACGCTGTGCAACGCGGTCAAGTACTTTAATGGTATGAAAGAAGTTGTCTTTATGACCGCTGCCGCCGATTTTTTCAACACCCTGCAGTGCCGCTACCCATGGCAGAACGACCTCCAGCAATCCGGTTTCCTGCATATAAATGAATCCGTCTGAAGGAAAAGGTGCGAGCATCATTTTATTCAATTCGTCGGTGATACGTTCTTTAGAAACAATGGCAAGTCTTTTGCCATTTCTTTGAATGGCTGCAAGCGTTTTTTCTTCAATCGTAAAACCCAGCTGTGCCGCAAAACGCACGGCGCGCATCATTCTCAGCGGATCATCCGAAAAAGTAATATCAGGTTCCAGTGGTGTGCGGATAATTTTTTTTTCCAGATCGTGATGTCCGCCAAACGGGTCAATCAGGCTTCCGAAATCAAATTCATTCAATGAAAACGCCATCGCATTTATCGTGAAATCACGACGGTTTTGGTCGTCTTCAAGACTTCCGTTTTCAACCAGCGGCTTGCGCGAATCAGCGCGATAGGATTCTTTACGGGCACCTACAAATTCAACATCGAGTCCGTTATGGTGAATCATGGCTGTCCCGAAATTTTTAAACACCGTTACCAGGATGTTTTTTCCCAGCTTAGATGCCACGTTTTGAGCCAGCTCTATGCCGCTGCCTGCAACAACAATGTCTATATCTTTTGATTCACGCCCGAGCAGAATATCTCTTACATAGCCACCTATAACAAACGCTTCGGCACCAAGCTTGCGGGCTTCGTCAGCAACAATTTTAAAAATTGGATTTTCAAGATGACCGGATAATTGCAATACCGTAATTTTTACAAAAATATTATGTTCTGATTATTTGGTAAGACTCATTGTCAGTAAACTTGATGACAGTTGACGGTCGAACCTGGTTGATGGCATCGCGTTCAAAATCTACTACATAATCAACAGATTTGATGATTTCGGGCGATATTTTGCAAAACATAAGTGGAGTTGACTGTCCGCTGAAATTTGCCGACGACGACACCAATGGCGCGTTCAGCAAGCTGATGAGCCTGCGGCAGAATTCTGTTTTTACAATACGTATACCTATAGAACCATCTTCGGCGAGTAAATTTTTTGCAAGATTCTTGCCGCCCGGATACACAATGGTAAGCGGTGTGTCTATACTGTTAATCAGGTCGAGTGCTATGGCAGGAACTTTGTCTACATAGCGGTGCAGCTTTTCAAACTGATCGAGCAAAATAATAAGGCTTCGAGCCGGATCACGTTTTTTTATTTTAAAAATGCGGTCAACAGATTTTACTTTCGTAGCATCGCATCCTATTCCCCATATAGTGTCGGTCGGGTAGAGTATGATTCCGCCTTTTTCAAGAACCTCGTATGCTTTTAATAATTCTTCGGTCATTGTTTTACGCTCTTCAATAGTTGTTCTTTGGTAATTGCCATCGCGCATTTAAAATGTTTTTCAGGGCAGCTGTTAAATCCATGAAGTCCGCATGGTCTGCACTTCAGCGGTTCTGCTGTTTCAATTATTACGGCATTGTCCGATAAAGGACCAAAACCAAATGCCGGAACTGTAGAACAAAAAACGACACTTACTGCTGCATTCACGGCGCTTGCCAGATGTTGCGGTGCACTGTCGTTCGTGAAATTCATCTCGGCATCTTTCATCAATGCTGCCGTTTCAAGCAGGCTAAGCTTTCCGCAAAGACTTTCAGGCTTATTTCCGCGGCACAAATTTACGATTTTTTCTGCCGTCGTTTGATCGGAACCCGACCCTATGATAAATATTTTTTTATCGGCGGGCAATTCAGAAATGAACTCAGCCCATTTCTCTGCCGGCCATTGTTTTGTGAACCACAACGAGGCCGGAGCAATGGTAATATATCTGCCTTGAGCTATTTCTGATGCTTTTGCGAAAGCAGCTGCTGTGGGGAATAAACGGGGTGCTGCCGTCAACCCACCGCCGAACAATGGTTTTAGCAATGTCAGATTGCGCTCCGTCTCGTGTACAAAGGGAATACCGGTTCCAATTGCATGAGCTGCTTTATGCGTAAAAAGAAATGAAAATGGATTTTTATCAAAACCCGACCGCACTGCAGCACCCGAAAAACCTGCAAGAAATCCCGATGAAGCAAAACGCTGAATGTTTATTACTGCGTCGTATTTTTCGCGTCTGATTTTTTTTAACAGTGAAAAAAGATGACGGTATTTTTTTGACGATTTATCCCACACCAGTACATTCCGCACATACGGATGACCTGCAAACAGGCTTTCACAACCCTTTTTTACCAGGATATCAATAATGGTTTCAGGCTCTTGCCGGTGCACACATTCCGCTACAGGCGTGGCCAGTATCACATCACCGATAGATGCAGTCTGTATTATCAGAATTCTTTTCATCACCACAAAGATAGTCAATACCTCTATATCTCTACGATGATACCCAGTGTTGGAAGTATGGTGCCCGATGTATTGTTCAGACTTTTTAACAGATAACGCGTGTTGTCTGCAGGATCTGTAAGCGGTGCACCATTGGCGTCTGTTACCTGTATAAGGTTGGGCGGACTCTCCAGTTTGGAATTGTAAAGGTTCTGAACATCCACATAAAGATTCAATGACCAACGTTTAAAGAACCATGTTTTATCCACCCGAACATCGAGCTGCGTAAACGCTTTCAAGCGCTCGGTGTTGAAACGGGAATAATCAAGATAGCCTTTGCCTTGTGCATCCCACGCTGCAATTTGTGACGAAACATTGAGATTCCAAGGTGTGTAAGGCGTACCGGAAACATAACGCCACTTAAAACCCGCAGACCAGTTTCTCTTAAATGTTTTGGATAAGGTCATGCTGACCAGATGACGACTGTCCCAGGCCGATGGAACATAGTTGTTGTTTTTATCCTGAAACTCGCTTCTGACGTAAGTATAGCTTGCGATTCCATTAAACCCTTTCCACATTTTGACCCGACCCAGTACCTCAACTCCAAATGCGCGGCCTTTGGAGCGCGATACTACTTCTTCGTTCCCGAACACTCCAAAATCGGCACCGGCACTGGCAAGACAAATTGAGTCGTTTACCGAGAACGGGTAATTGTGATACATTTTATAGAATCCTTCAACAGAAACTTTAAAGTTCTTCTGGTCCTGATAGGCAACACCTGCAACATAATGATCAACGGAAATGTATTTCAAATTGTGATCTCTGTTTACAAGTGCTCCTGCGCTGTTTCTATAACCAAGCATGGTATAAGGCGGCTGCTGGTAGTACCTGCCGGTATTGAAATTGAGCGACCAGTTTTCGTTAATCATCCACGATGCGGAAAAGCGCGGCGAAAACTGGTTAAGCAGATTCTGCATGGACGACGAATAATTATTTGCATCGGCCCTGATGCCCAGCGATAGTGCCAGTCGTTCGCCGAAAATGTTTTTGCTTACCTGTCCGAACAAATTCCATTTGTACATTTCAAGAAATGAATGGTAGTCAATAATAAGGGGCAAATTATTTACAAAGGCCTTCTGATACGTTTTGTTGGTGTATTTAGCGTACTCGGCTCCTGCACCGTAAATGATTTTAAAACCGGCCGTGCGGGTAGTGTTCTCGTAACGGATTTTATTTTCAATTTCATCCGACGTATAATCCGACAACTTGTTGGACGCAACACTTTCGTCGTTCTTAAAATATTTGTATGATGAATTTCTGAGCATATTACGACTGAGCACCCAGGTATCAAAAGAATTTTTCCTGAAATGTCTGTAAACTGCGCCAATGGTATAATTCCACTGATTATAAACCGGCAGATAACTCAGAATGTATCGCTGAGACTCGGTCTTGTTAGCCTTCAGATTCAGGCTTGACTGGTCGTACGCACCCAGACTGATAAACGTAAGCTGATTCTTTTTATCAAGGTCAATTTTTACTTTTAGCTGATAATCATTGTAGGTCGGCAAAAACGGCAGTTGAAGTGCTGTAAACAGCAACTGCAGGTAGGAACGGCGAACCGAGAAAATCATTCCCGCATCTTTTCCCAGTGGAGTGTTAAGCGTCACGGCCAGATCGGAAGCGCCCAAAGCGGCTTTGGCATTGAGTTTATCATGGTTCGGGTCTATTTGCTTCATGTCAATTACCGAACTCATGGCGTTGCCGTAACTTGCCGGAAAAGCACCCGAATAAAATTCTACCTCTCGCAGAAAATCTGTATTGATGATACCCACAGGTCCACCGGAAGCTCCTTGTGTTGCGAAGTGATTCAGATTCGGAATTTCAACATCATCCAGATAGAAACGGTTTTCACCCGTACCGCCTCCGCGAACCACAATGTCGTTACGAAAAGCCGGAGTGGCCGCAACGCCCGGATATGATTGAATTACCTTTGAAATATCACGGTTGCCGCCCGGGTTTTTCTCTATATCCGAAATACCCAGACTCCGCATAGAAATCGGACTTTCTTCTTTGCGCTCAAACGGCGATGCCTTTATGTCAACACCCTGAAGATTGATAACCTTTTCAATCATGGGAATATCAACATCCATCGACCGGGAGTTGCTTACCATAAATTCCTCGGAAACATAATTATCGAAACCGATGGAACTGGCAACAAGTTTTACGTAGCCCGGCTTAACACCGGTGAACGAATACTTTCCGTCAATATCGGAAGTGGCGCCTATGTTGGTTCCGAAAATAACAATATTGGCAAAAGGCAATGGCTCATTGTTCTTGGCATTGTATATCCTTCCCGAAATGTTGCTTTTCTGAGCAATCGCAAAAAAGGAAATCAACAATAGCAGCAGGGTGAAGTGAATTCTGTTTTTCATTTTGAATCGCTATATTAGGTTGCTATTTGTAATATTTCTAAATAAACAAATAACGTTCCTTCGAGTATCAAAGGTAGTCAATATTTTGTAATTAATTCTGAAACAGATATATATCATGTTGTTAAATTGTCATATATGCGCTCCGGCATGACACAGTGTCACAATTTGTGGCAGGAACGGTAATATATGAATTCCATTGAGTTTTCAGGCATAATATGCGTGTTTTTTAAATGGCGGATAATGCTGATACAAGCGTGGGAATATGGAGGATAATTCAGCAAAACTATTATTTTGCTTTAAGGATATTTAATGTAATTTTGCCATACAATCTATAATCTATATAGAATTAGTAGACTAATGGATTGAATACGCTAAATCTTGAATGAATGGGAGCTTTGTACGACAAACTAAAAAACGATGTCCGTTTTGAAGAAGGCCTGAAAGCCTGCATGAATTGCGGCACCTGTACTGCAATATGCGCCGCTTCCGAGTTTTATGAATACGACCCGCGCTCGGTTGTGGATATTGTACAAACACGGAATGAGGAACAGATTCTGGCTCTGCTGAAAAGCGAAACTATTTGGTATTGCGGCGAATGTATGTCGTGCAAAACACGCTGTCCGCGCGGCAATGCGCCGGGTTTGATTATTATGGCATTACGCTCCCTGTCGCAGGAAGAAGGTTATTTTGTGGAATCGGAAAAAGGACGGCAGCAGTTAGCCGTTAAACGGACGGTGGGCGACTGGATTCTGAAAACCGGATATTGTCTGTACCTCGAGGGCATCGGTACTGATCTGCATCCCGAGCAGGGACCGGTGTGGGACTGGAAGCAAAAAAACTGGCGCGGCATCTTCGAAAAACTGGGCGCCAATTACCTCGGCAGCGGTCCGGGCATTCTGCGTAAAATTCCGGAAGAAGCCATGGACGAGCTTCGGAGCATTTTTGAGGTCACCGGAGGCAACGAACGATTCAGGAAAATTGAAGAATATTCTAAAATAAAAGCCGAAGAAATGGGCATGCAGCTCGACGATACCATTGATAACGAGTATTTCAGGCACATTTATTCTTTTAACAGCAATAAACACAACAAGCATGAAGATTGAAGGTAAACAGGCTCTTTGGCAGGAATATCAGAAGGAAATTGCCGACGACAGCTATTTCTACGTGCGTTCCTGTGTGCGGCAGAACTTTTTTCCCGGTTCCGAAACTACTTTTTTGCGCATCCTTCGTAATGAACTTGGAAAAGAGGTGTACGAACACCCATGCCATACAACATGCACCGGTATTGGCTATCATGGCGATATTGTTCCTGTAGAGACGGCCATGACTGTGGTAGCTCGTCAATATGCACTGATGAGCGAGGCCGGTTACAAAAATTTTGTACCGTCCTGTGTAACTTCCTTCGGATTGTACACCGAGATTTTAGACACCTGGCATCATTTTCCCGAACTGGAAGAAAAAATTCGTGAGAACCTCAGAAAAGCCACCGGGCGCGAGTTTGAAGTTCCCGCGAATATGGCTCATGCCAGCGATGTTATTTATAAATTCCGTAAGGAAATCGCCGCCAAGGCAAAGTATAAACTGGTTAATAAAGCTACGGGCGAGCCACTCAAAGTGGTTGAACATATTGGTTGCCATTATTCAAAAATGTTCCCGCACAAAGGTGTCGGCGGTGCCGAATATCCTTATGTGCTTGTCGGAATGGTTGAAGAATGGGGTGGTGAAGTAATTGATTATCCCGAGCGCCGTCATTGCTGCGGATTCGGATTCAGACAATATCTGGTTCAGGCCAATAGGGGCTATTCCATTGCCTGTTCGCACAAGAAATTTGAATCCATGGAGCCTTATAAACCCGATATGATTATTACCAATTGTCCCGGCTGTCCTATGTTTATGGATAAATGGCAATACGCTATTGCGGAAATGTCGGGAAAAACATATGGTCAGGATGGTAAAGGAATTCCTGTATTCACCTTCGAAGAAGTGGCAGGGTTGGTGCTTGGATACGATCCCTGGGAAATAGGTTTGCAGGTGCATCAGGTAGCCTGCGAACCGGTGCTTGATAAAATGGGCATTCCATATGACCCGGAAAAAAAATACAAAGGAATTCATGGTGAGGACCTCGGACGACCCGAGCTGCCTGAGTTTCTCAAAGTCTGTTAAATTAATTCTGTAATTGCTGATGGACCAAAAAAAAGTTATAGTTATTGGTGGTGGAATAGCCGGAATGGAATCGGCTGCGTATCTCTCTGCCATGGGTTATTATGTAACGCTGATTGAGAAAGAAGCCGCGTTGGGCGGTCATCTGCGCAAATGGGACCGACTCTTCCCGACGATGCGCCGTGGCGATGAGGTACTCACATTTCTGAAACAGGGTGTTGAGAACAACGTCAATATTATGTACCGCGCCAATATTATCAAGATAGATGAACTTGGCAAATCGTTTCGCGTAGAGCTCGACAGCGGAACCACGCTCATTGCGGACGCCTTGCTCATTACCACAGGATACGATATTTTTGATGCCCGCCTGAAAGAAGAATACGGCTACGGCATTTACGATAATGTAATTACATCGGCAGAGCTGGAAGGAAAATTTTCGCAGGGCGGGCAAATGCTTACACCAACAGGAAAAGTTCCTGCACGCATCGGCTTCATACATTGTGTCGGCTCACGCGACGAAAAGGTAGGTCATGTCTATTGCTCGAAGGTTTGCTGTGTAACGGCTGTGAAGCAATCAATGGAATTGAAAGAAAAACTTCCTGATGCAGAGCTGTTCTGTTTTTATATGGATATGCGTATGTACGGAATGCATTTCGAAGCATTGTACAAAGAAGCACAGGAAAAGTGGGGAATAAATTTTGTGCGCGGCCGCTTATCGGAAGCTGCTGAAAATATTGACCACAGCATCGTATTAAAAGTGGAAGATACCCTTGCCGGTAAACCCATGAAAATGACGGTTGACTTGCTGGTGCTGATGGTTGGTTTTGTGCCTTCGGAAGGAACCAGACAGATTGGAAAATTACTGGGATTGCAGTTTGGCGTGAACGGATTTTTTAAAACAAAAGACCAGCACACGCTAACCAATGTTTCGAACATTCCGGGCGTATTCTTTGCAGGGTCGTGTACGGCGCCAAAAACCATCACAAATACCATCACCGATGCGCGGGCAGCCGCTGCGGCCATTGCCAGTTACCTCGAAGGCTATAACATCGAAGAACGAACAAAAGCGTACTTTAAAGGAGTTAATAACTAAAAAATGAATTGTTGAATTGATCCGCCAAAAGGCGGACAGGCAGAGGCGGACAGGCATTTTCAAATTGACTAATTTTCAAATTAATTTTTAATGAAAGATTTCGGATATAAAATAAACCCTGACCGCCAGATTGACTATGACGCAAATAGCCGTCAGCTGGCCAACAGCGTTATTTCAAAAGAAGCTACCTTCAATGTATGTATGAGCTGTGGAAGCTGTACCGCTACCTGTAGCGCCGGAGTTTTTACGGATTTTAATCTCAGAAAAATTTTTGTTTTGATAAAAAGAGGGGAGACCTCAACGCTGAAAGAAGAAATGAAAAAATGCATGCTGTGCGGCAAATGCCAGCTTATCTGTCCACGGGGCGTGAATACACGCAAAGTAATATTGTCTATTCACAAAGCACTTGAGAACCATGAAATTTGATCCTTTTGTGCTGCCGTTCAGCATCGGGCTGTTCATATTATTCGTCATCGTTATTGTAAAATTTTCGATGTGGATACGCCGCCTTCCGGCCGACGACCGCAATCGTTTAAATAAAGGTATATTCAGCCGTAAGGTTTTTGGTGCCGGTTGGGAAATAATTACCGAAAGTCTTTTTCACCGACGCGTTTACCGTGTTAACCCGTTGCTTGGTTATATGCACATGAGTTTTGCTTTCGGTTGGTTTATGCTGATAGTACTCGGAAATCTTGAATCGCGCTTACATGCAGGCACCGAACTCAACTTCCCGTATTACCCTATATTTTTCCGCTTTTTCGTCCCCGGGCATGTCAATATTCCCTGGAGCGGGTTCTTCGGTTTCATCATGGACTTCTTTCTGCTTTATGTGATATCCGGTCTGATGCTGGCGATGTTCAAGAGAATATACTCGCGTATGTTCGGCATGAAGAAAACGACCAAAATGAAGCTTTTTGATAAGTTTGCCCTCACTTCTCTTTGGTTCATCTTTCCGTTAAGGCTGTTGGCAGAAAGTTTTACATCGGGTGTGCATCATGGCGGAAGTTTCCTTACCGGCAGTCTGGGCGATTTTTTTGCGGGCTTTCTTCCGGTTGAGCCGCTGTCGTATGTTGCCTGGTGGGCGTACTCATTTGCTCTCGGCATTTTCTTTGTTTCGCTGCCGTATTCAAGGTATATGCACATTCCTGCCGAAATATTGCTGATAGGATTCAGGCGCTTTGGCATCAATCGATATAAACGTTTTGGCGTATTTCAGGAAGTGGAAATCAACTCGTGCCCGCGCTGTGGCGTGTGCATTGATGTTTGCCAGATTTCAACAGCGGCGGGTATTCACGATACACAGGCCGTTTATTTCGTAAAATCTCTGCGTGAAAAGAAAAAAGATGAGGTCATTGCGCAGACATGCCTGGTTTGCGGTCGTTGCAAGGAGTATTGTCCGGTGGCAATCGATACCGATTCATTAAGATTATCACAACGCACTTATCTCGGCGGAAAAAAGTTTTTCAATTACGCTTATCTGCCGCCGGTTGAGACTAAAAAGGTGGATGTAATTTACTTCGCAGGCTGCATGACTCATTTAACGCCGGCTATACGAAAAGCCATGGTCGGTATTCTTGACGCATCGGGCGTGAATTACAGCTTTATGGATGCCGATGGTTCGATATGCTGCGGGCGCCCCCTCATGCTGGCCGGTCAGTATAATGATGCACGTAATCTGATTGACCAGAATAAAAAGATAATACAAGAATCGGGCGCCCGCAGACTCGTTACTTCCTGCCCCATCTGTTTCAGGGTGTTCAATGAAGATTACAAATTGGATATTGAAGTATTACACCACAGTCAGTTTATTTCGGAATTATTGGATAACAATATATTAAAATCCTCAATATCAGACAAAAAGGTGGTTTATCACGATCCGTGCGAACTGGGTCGTGGCTCCGGAATATTTGATGAGCCTAGGAAAGTGATACGAAATTACGCCACATTAGTGCAAACACCACATGAAGCCGAAGCAGGATTATGCTGTGGCGGTTCGCTGGGAAATATTGAAAAATATAACGAGGTCAGAGAAAAGGTTTCTTCTCAAATTGTCGATGAACTGATGAATTCCTGCCCCGATTTTTTAATAACTTCTTGTCCTCTTTGTAAAAAAACATTGGGAAAATATGCCGGAACGAAGGTTAAGGATCTGGCAGAATTGGTGTACGAGGGGCATAAAAATGGTCTTCTTATTAATTGAAAATGAGTTTTATACGAATATTGTATTTGTATAGAAGTAAATCTATTATATATAATGAAAATAAAAATGTTAATAGCTGTTGAAAATTATTTTAAGAAAAACTTGCAATTTTCGACGAAATGAGATTATCTTTGTAGTGATTTATTTGTTTTTTGTTTTTTTTCATAGTATTTAATTTTTCCCCGGTGTCTTCGCGCCATCGGGGTTTTTTATTTTTTGACCGTAACGGCAGCCTGTACTTTCTCAAAAAAACTTCTGTCGAGCGGATATCCCATCTTACCTGCTGTATTAATATCTTCCCATGCCTGTTTGAAGTTTCCAATATCATATGCAGCCACTGAGCGGTTCACAAATGATGCGGCGTCCTTTGGATTCGATTGTATGGCGAGGTCATAATCTTTGATTGCTTCAGCAGGCCTCTTCAGGTTGTATTTTGCAAGCCCGCGCCAGGAATAGACTTCACTTTTTTCAGGCTTAAGTTCAATTGATTTATCGAAAAGCTGAATGGCGGCAGCGTATTCTCCTTTACGGTAATAGGCTAATCCTTTCCAGTAATATCCTTCTTCATCCTTCGGATTCAGTTTCAGGCATTGTTCAAAGTCTTTAAGTGCTTCATCTTCCTTCTTCAGGTTAAGCTTTGCAGTACCTCGCCACAGCCATGCTTTGCTGTCTTCGGGCTTTATCGTCAGATACAGGTCATAGTCGGGCAGCGATGGCTCAAACTGTTTTAGGTTGCTGTACGAATTGGCACGCCCAATCAGCGCATCATTATTTTTCGGGTCCATTTTCAGGCATTTTGAAAAATCAACGATGGCTTCTTCCACTTTCCCCATATTGAACAGTACAACGCCGCGATTCGCAAACGCAGGAAAATAGGTCGAATCCAACGTTATGGAACGCGTAAAATCAGCAACAGCTTTATCATAATTCTTGACCCATCTGTAATAATAATATCCACGGTTATTATACCCGAAAGGCAGATTTGGATATGTTTTGATCTGATCCGTGAAAAGTATTTCCCCGTCTTTCCACAAGCCAATCCGCTGCCATGAAAGAAACGAAAAGAAGAGAATGAATATCCCGGTAAGGATATGCAAAGCCGGTTTATAGCGAAGTATTTTCTTGTCAGTGCTACTGATTCCTTTATCATACATCCAGCCAATAATAAAGAACAGCCCGATATACGGAACGTAGGTGTATCGCTCCGATAATGATGCTCCGCCCACAGATACTATTTGTAATACGAGAACGATGCTGATGAAAAAGAACAGAGCGCCGAAAATGTACTGCCTGCCATACCGCTTCGACCAAACAATGAGTGCGAGCACTGCAATTACAATAGCCGCTGATGCATAATACATGAATGGCAGTAGTCCGTTGATGCGTGCAGGATACGGATACATTACCGCAAGCTTAACGGGTACAAAAAGCTTCGCAATATACAGCACCAGTGTATGACACACAATAATCATGCGCTCGTAGAACGGATAGAGTGGTGTAAGGTCGTGGATGGCACCGCGCTCATTTTGCGAAAACACTGCAAGGATGCCGAATACCAGGGATAGCATTAAGTACGGAATTTTTTCCGTTATCAAGCGAAAGCTTAATTTCCGTTTTATAAACCAGTCAACAGCCAACATGACAATAGGTAAGATAACGGCGGCTGATTTGCTTAATAACGATAAAAAGAAAAAAAGCAGGGATATCCAGTAATTTCTTGTTTTATGCTCCTGTCGTGTAATCCGGAAATAATACCATATCAGAGAAAGCATGAAGAAAAATGTGTAGAGCACGTCTTTACGTTCGCTTACCCATGCCACCGATTCTACATGCATGGGATGTATTCCAAAAAATACTGCGCAAAACCCCGCCAGCAATGGCTTTTTTGAAATCAGACGGATAAACCAGAACACCAGTAATACATTCAGCAGATGAAAAAGAAGGTTATTGAAGTGGTACAATGCTGGATTCTCGCCGGCAACAGAATATTCAAGCGCATAGAACCATGTTGTGAGCGGATGATAATTGCCTTTATAAAATGTAGTCGGATTGAAGATGGTGATGAAATTCTGCCACGTCAGGCTGTGCACGAGTGCGTGTTCATGGATATAACCGCCATCGTCCCAGTTCACAATCCAGCCGTTGCTGAGCGACGGAATATAAACGATTAGTGTAATGATTACCGCAGCCAGAGCGTATATCAGCGGTTTATTGTCTTTGCTCTGCGCATTGGACTTTGCGTTCGGAGCAGGCATAGCAAAAGCCCGCTTGGTATTGCTGGCGGGCTTTTGCGGTAATCTATCCTTATAAATCTGTTGCTTTGCCATAATGCTATCTTCAATAAAGGTTCAAAGATAAAAAAAATGGCAGAAGCGTACCTACACGTATATCTTCTTTGCGGTCTGCATCAGAATCATAAGTTCAATGGCATGTAAGGTGCTGTATGTGTTCACGCCTGTAAAATTGATATCCTGAATTTTCAGACCTGTTTTTGACAGCTGCACTTTTACGCCGCTGCCCTCGTAAATATAATGCTCATCAAACTCCGAAAGTCTGGCAGTGCTGTTTTCATTGCGGTACACAAGAATAGGCGTACCGGTACTTTTGTCAAGAAAATATGCATTTTCCGTTTCGGCAAAACAGCTTTCGGTGAGGCAGAACTTTGGTTTATCCATGAAAGGTCTGCCCGAAGTGGGACAGAAGGTTGTACAGTTACCGCATTCGTTGCAGAATTCAGCAATATTCAAAACCTGCGTTGATTGCTTAATTTCGAATAGTTCGTTGTCGGTAATAGTAACTTTTCCATTGGTGTCTCTTTCGGCATTGTAGATTGTCAGACTGAAAGGTTCCACCTCATAAGTATTGTTAGCGCGATTC encodes:
- a CDS encoding heterodisulfide reductase-related iron-sulfur binding cluster encodes the protein MKIEGKQALWQEYQKEIADDSYFYVRSCVRQNFFPGSETTFLRILRNELGKEVYEHPCHTTCTGIGYHGDIVPVETAMTVVARQYALMSEAGYKNFVPSCVTSFGLYTEILDTWHHFPELEEKIRENLRKATGREFEVPANMAHASDVIYKFRKEIAAKAKYKLVNKATGEPLKVVEHIGCHYSKMFPHKGVGGAEYPYVLVGMVEEWGGEVIDYPERRHCCGFGFRQYLVQANRGYSIACSHKKFESMEPYKPDMIITNCPGCPMFMDKWQYAIAEMSGKTYGQDGKGIPVFTFEEVAGLVLGYDPWEIGLQVHQVACEPVLDKMGIPYDPEKKYKGIHGEDLGRPELPEFLKVC
- a CDS encoding (Fe-S)-binding protein, which gives rise to MKFDPFVLPFSIGLFILFVIVIVKFSMWIRRLPADDRNRLNKGIFSRKVFGAGWEIITESLFHRRVYRVNPLLGYMHMSFAFGWFMLIVLGNLESRLHAGTELNFPYYPIFFRFFVPGHVNIPWSGFFGFIMDFFLLYVISGLMLAMFKRIYSRMFGMKKTTKMKLFDKFALTSLWFIFPLRLLAESFTSGVHHGGSFLTGSLGDFFAGFLPVEPLSYVAWWAYSFALGIFFVSLPYSRYMHIPAEILLIGFRRFGINRYKRFGVFQEVEINSCPRCGVCIDVCQISTAAGIHDTQAVYFVKSLREKKKDEVIAQTCLVCGRCKEYCPVAIDTDSLRLSQRTYLGGKKFFNYAYLPPVETKKVDVIYFAGCMTHLTPAIRKAMVGILDASGVNYSFMDADGSICCGRPLMLAGQYNDARNLIDQNKKIIQESGARRLVTSCPICFRVFNEDYKLDIEVLHHSQFISELLDNNILKSSISDKKVVYHDPCELGRGSGIFDEPRKVIRNYATLVQTPHEAEAGLCCGGSLGNIEKYNEVREKVSSQIVDELMNSCPDFLITSCPLCKKTLGKYAGTKVKDLAELVYEGHKNGLLIN
- a CDS encoding FAD-dependent oxidoreductase, with amino-acid sequence MDQKKVIVIGGGIAGMESAAYLSAMGYYVTLIEKEAALGGHLRKWDRLFPTMRRGDEVLTFLKQGVENNVNIMYRANIIKIDELGKSFRVELDSGTTLIADALLITTGYDIFDARLKEEYGYGIYDNVITSAELEGKFSQGGQMLTPTGKVPARIGFIHCVGSRDEKVGHVYCSKVCCVTAVKQSMELKEKLPDAELFCFYMDMRMYGMHFEALYKEAQEKWGINFVRGRLSEAAENIDHSIVLKVEDTLAGKPMKMTVDLLVLMVGFVPSEGTRQIGKLLGLQFGVNGFFKTKDQHTLTNVSNIPGVFFAGSCTAPKTITNTITDARAAAAAIASYLEGYNIEERTKAYFKGVNN
- a CDS encoding 4Fe-4S dicluster domain-containing protein, yielding MKDFGYKINPDRQIDYDANSRQLANSVISKEATFNVCMSCGSCTATCSAGVFTDFNLRKIFVLIKRGETSTLKEEMKKCMLCGKCQLICPRGVNTRKVILSIHKALENHEI
- a CDS encoding tetratricopeptide repeat protein, with protein sequence MAKQQIYKDRLPQKPASNTKRAFAMPAPNAKSNAQSKDNKPLIYALAAVIITLIVYIPSLSNGWIVNWDDGGYIHEHALVHSLTWQNFITIFNPTTFYKGNYHPLTTWFYALEYSVAGENPALYHFNNLLFHLLNVLLVFWFIRLISKKPLLAGFCAVFFGIHPMHVESVAWVSERKDVLYTFFFMLSLIWYYFRITRQEHKTRNYWISLLFFFLSLLSKSAAVILPIVMLAVDWFIKRKLSFRLITEKIPYLMLSLVFGILAVFSQNERGAIHDLTPLYPFYERMIIVCHTLVLYIAKLFVPVKLAVMYPYPARINGLLPFMYYASAAIVIAVLALIVWSKRYGRQYIFGALFFFISIVLVLQIVSVGGASLSERYTYVPYIGLFFIIGWMYDKGISSTDKKILRYKPALHILTGIFILFFSFLSWQRIGLWKDGEILFTDQIKTYPNLPFGYNNRGYYYYRWVKNYDKAVADFTRSITLDSTYFPAFANRGVVLFNMGKVEEAIVDFSKCLKMDPKNNDALIGRANSYSNLKQFEPSLPDYDLYLTIKPEDSKAWLWRGTAKLNLKKEDEALKDFEQCLKLNPKDEEGYYWKGLAYYRKGEYAAAIQLFDKSIELKPEKSEVYSWRGLAKYNLKRPAEAIKDYDLAIQSNPKDAASFVNRSVAAYDIGNFKQAWEDINTAGKMGYPLDRSFFEKVQAAVTVKK